The Nitrospirota bacterium genome contains a region encoding:
- a CDS encoding flavin reductase family protein, whose protein sequence is MKKKIGNQNVLYPMPVTIVGALVNGKVNFLNVAHVGILNAGAPHLISLGMGKVHYTNAGIRENKTFSVNILSQDRMVEMDHVGLVSGSKTDKSDVFDSFFGELKTAPLIQNCPLSMECRLHDIYETATHDLFIGEIVATYADDAVLTNDKVDLTKVKPLLFDRSSMMYWTLGQAVGKCWSVGKQYKKPE, encoded by the coding sequence ATGAAAAAGAAGATCGGGAACCAGAACGTGCTCTATCCCATGCCGGTGACGATCGTGGGGGCGCTTGTGAACGGGAAGGTGAACTTTCTGAACGTCGCCCACGTCGGTATCCTGAATGCCGGAGCGCCCCATCTTATTTCACTCGGCATGGGAAAGGTGCACTACACCAACGCAGGCATCAGGGAAAACAAAACCTTCAGCGTGAACATTCTTTCGCAGGACAGGATGGTGGAGATGGATCATGTGGGCCTGGTCTCGGGCAGCAAGACCGACAAGTCGGATGTCTTTGATTCGTTCTTCGGCGAGTTAAAGACCGCTCCGCTTATCCAGAATTGCCCGCTTTCCATGGAATGCAGGCTCCATGATATCTATGAAACCGCGACGCACGATCTATTCATCGGCGAGATCGTGGCCACGTATGCAGATGACGCCGTGCTCACCAACGACAAGGTGGACCTGACAAAGGTCAAGCCGCTCTTGTTTGACAGGAGCAGTATGATGTACTGGACCCTGGGGCAGGCAGTCGGCAAATGCTGGAGCGTGGGAAAGCAGTATAAAAAACCGGAATAA
- a CDS encoding metallophosphatase family protein has product MRIAVIADIHANLEALQAVLGRIAELAVDEIVCLGDIVGYHANPNECVDIIRSRKIVSVLGNHDACASGLENPYRFNAHAWAAVIWTREHLTEGNRSFLRNLPREMRVHDFYLMHGSIHDTNRYLLSRADAVDNFQLLAGLPGALKLGFFGHTHVGTAFIDHQGSISNDLSSELSLSPGTRYLINPGSVGQPRDDDPRASFLVYDRDERTMLFFRVEYDIKACQDKIVRAGLPPQLAWRLDQGQ; this is encoded by the coding sequence ATGCGCATTGCCGTCATTGCTGATATCCATGCGAACCTCGAAGCGCTGCAGGCTGTTCTGGGCAGGATCGCCGAGCTCGCCGTCGATGAGATCGTCTGCCTCGGCGATATCGTGGGGTACCATGCGAACCCCAATGAGTGTGTTGATATCATTCGAAGCCGGAAGATCGTGAGCGTGCTCGGGAACCACGATGCCTGCGCATCGGGACTGGAAAACCCCTACCGTTTCAACGCGCATGCGTGGGCCGCGGTTATCTGGACCCGCGAACACCTGACCGAAGGGAATAGATCGTTTCTCCGGAATCTGCCGCGTGAAATGAGGGTGCACGATTTTTATCTCATGCACGGGTCGATCCATGACACCAACCGATACCTTCTGTCCCGGGCTGATGCCGTTGACAATTTTCAATTGCTTGCGGGATTGCCCGGCGCCCTGAAACTCGGCTTCTTCGGACATACGCACGTGGGAACGGCATTCATCGATCACCAGGGCAGCATTTCAAACGATCTCTCATCCGAACTTTCGCTGTCGCCGGGAACGCGTTATCTGATCAATCCCGGCAGCGTGGGGCAGCCGCGCGACGACGACCCCCGGGCTTCTTTCCTTGTTTACGATCGCGATGAGCGCACCATGCTGTTCTTCAGAGTGGAGTACGATATCAAGGCGTGTCAGGACAAGATCGTACGAGCGGGACTGCCGCCGCAGCTTGCGTGGCGGCTTGACCAGGGACAGTAA
- a CDS encoding PilZ domain-containing protein: MKKILVTDKVMTIIEKEKNFLHREGIKLITAATNDEVLSIHLTERVDIIIADLPTPGMKIEELCSTIRSDKAFSRVSMIILCPDNAADIQRCAQCKANAVLMLPLDPAQLLEKVRQLMDISWRESYRVLVSVSVSGSSKERTFFCRSGNISITGMLIETEKNFEKGDKLACSFFLPDSAQIKTNGEIVRVIKQVAGSKTSQYGIKFSLLPAEARSAIEVFVERKSQVSTSRR; this comes from the coding sequence ATGAAAAAAATACTGGTCACCGATAAAGTTATGACGATCATTGAGAAGGAAAAAAACTTTCTTCACCGGGAGGGCATCAAGCTGATCACGGCAGCGACGAACGACGAGGTACTGTCCATCCACCTTACGGAGAGGGTTGATATCATTATCGCAGACCTCCCTACGCCCGGGATGAAGATCGAAGAGCTTTGTTCCACGATACGGTCGGACAAGGCATTTAGCAGGGTATCGATGATCATTCTTTGTCCGGACAACGCGGCGGACATCCAGAGATGCGCACAGTGTAAAGCGAACGCGGTTCTCATGCTGCCGCTGGACCCCGCCCAACTCCTCGAGAAAGTGCGGCAGCTCATGGATATTTCCTGGAGGGAGTCGTACCGTGTTCTCGTGAGTGTGAGTGTCTCGGGGAGCAGCAAGGAAAGAACATTCTTCTGCCGTTCGGGAAATATCAGCATAACAGGGATGCTTATCGAAACGGAAAAGAACTTCGAAAAAGGGGACAAGCTGGCATGCTCGTTCTTTCTCCCCGATTCAGCGCAGATAAAAACAAACGGAGAGATCGTCAGGGTCATCAAGCAGGTTGCGGGTTCGAAGACCTCTCAGTACGGCATTAAATTTTCTTTGCTTCCTGCCGAGGCAAGGTCCGCTATCGAGGTCTTTGTCGAACGGAAGTCCCAGGTCAGTACGTCCAGGAGGTGA
- a CDS encoding ferredoxin, whose product MKSDPILTLNIDYGLCAGCGACAEVYPMLFEIRDEKAWIIDYTKFRFEEHKDVPTICPYRAITIE is encoded by the coding sequence ATGAAAAGCGACCCTATCCTTACCCTGAACATTGATTACGGTTTATGCGCCGGTTGCGGGGCGTGCGCCGAAGTGTACCCGATGCTCTTCGAGATCAGGGACGAAAAGGCTTGGATCATTGACTACACGAAGTTCCGTTTCGAGGAACATAAAGACGTGCCGACCATCTGCCCCTATCGCGCAATCACGATCGAGTAA
- a CDS encoding DUF2249 domain-containing protein, translating to MMLKELDVTTIIPRDRHPVIFRTFDELEKGAAFLLTNDHDPKPLYYSFLHEREGLFGWEYLEQGPITWKVKISKK from the coding sequence ATGATGTTAAAAGAGCTGGATGTTACAACGATCATCCCCCGGGACCGGCATCCCGTGATCTTCAGGACCTTTGATGAACTCGAGAAGGGCGCGGCATTCCTTCTGACCAATGACCATGACCCAAAACCGCTCTACTATTCATTCCTGCATGAGCGGGAAGGGCTCTTCGGATGGGAGTATCTGGAACAGGGACCGATAACCTGGAAGGTTAAGATCTCAAAAAAGTGA
- a CDS encoding PilZ domain-containing protein, with translation MAVTNPEEKNKRFVLVVDSNVDDRFSTSMLLQRFGCNIFTAHSAAEAIEFMCVAPPAAVVSEAGQTGAEILSRIKKEPRFSDVPLILLSSSPDRALEDRARHGEFVAFLRKPINIEEFYRIVEEVIHRGPRRNIRVATYLMANLEDDLARDEGYVTVLSEYGMFFRTLAPRPVNTRVAVTFDIKGRAIQLEAVVLYVTSFNEGPFKEPGVGLKFTKVSPEDRTLIKAFILERVQEGIGQQGPIGS, from the coding sequence ATGGCGGTGACAAATCCTGAGGAGAAGAACAAACGTTTTGTCCTGGTTGTGGACTCCAATGTCGACGACCGTTTTTCTACGAGCATGCTGCTCCAGCGGTTCGGCTGCAACATCTTCACCGCGCACTCTGCCGCGGAGGCGATCGAGTTCATGTGCGTGGCGCCGCCGGCCGCTGTCGTCTCCGAAGCGGGCCAGACAGGCGCCGAGATTCTCTCGCGAATCAAGAAAGAACCTCGCTTTTCGGACGTCCCGCTCATTCTCCTGTCGTCATCGCCCGACCGGGCGCTCGAAGATCGGGCCCGCCACGGGGAATTCGTCGCCTTTCTCAGAAAACCAATCAATATTGAAGAGTTCTACCGGATCGTCGAGGAGGTCATCCATCGGGGCCCGCGCCGAAACATACGGGTAGCCACCTATTTGATGGCGAACCTGGAAGACGATCTCGCCCGGGATGAAGGATATGTCACGGTCCTTTCAGAGTACGGGATGTTCTTCAGGACCCTCGCGCCCCGGCCGGTGAATACCCGCGTTGCGGTAACCTTCGACATCAAAGGCAGGGCAATACAGCTCGAGGCAGTCGTCCTGTACGTTACTTCGTTCAATGAGGGGCCGTTCAAGGAGCCCGGCGTTGGACTGAAGTTCACCAAGGTCAGCCCCGAGGACAGGACTTTGATCAAGGCTTTCATTCTCGAACGGGTTCAGGAAGGTATCGGACAGCAAGGACCGATAGGTTCTTAA